Proteins from a genomic interval of Zingiber officinale cultivar Zhangliang chromosome 1B, Zo_v1.1, whole genome shotgun sequence:
- the LOC121971342 gene encoding plant UBX domain-containing protein 7-like, whose amino-acid sequence METLPSAAERQQLISFFLEVAADQTADVAARFLEATGWKFDEAVQLFYVSNESGGVESSFLPPQTNGITRCVENMLASGSSVQGALEDEVRAPLPVVRDIFNEDPAFFRSQPSLDVPFGISRHSAIWESSESVLSTSNGTHDNLASLYTPPFSLMFQGRFDQAKVEASLRGKWLLLNLQSHEEFSSHMLNRDTWANQAVAETIHSNFIFWQVYHDNIEGKKVCTYYNLFKLPAVLLIDPITGQKMNAWTGMVHPERLLEGLLPFLDKGPKEHHAFLLLKQKQRAAHDSAVINVAGKEAVKDDVEMVQAIATSLEDTRGPRPLVTDEESRPEKSHATNSNEKLTYPPLLEEPQGSKGLCRVAIRLPDGCRLQRKFLLTDSIKLLWSFCSSKLEDGLKRPFHFIQFYLGASRSLEYEKDLTFDAAGLSNSLISLVWD is encoded by the exons ATGGAGACTCTCCCATCGGCAGCGGAGCGACAGCAGCTCATCTCCTTCTTTCTCGAGGTTGCCGCTGACCAGACCGCCGATGTCGCCGCACGATTTCTTGAG GCTACAGGTTGGAAGTTTGATGAGGCTGTACAGCTCTTCTATGTCAGCAATGAAAGTGGTGGCGTGGAGTCATCGTTCTTACCTCCACAGACTAATGGAATTACTAGGTG TGTGGAAAATATGCTTGCCAGTGGTAGTTCAGTGCAAGGTGCTCTTGAAGATGAAGTGCGAGCACCTTTGCCTGTCGTAAGAGATATCTTTAATGAAGATCCTGCTTTTTTCAG GTCTCAACCAAGTTTAGATGTTCCCTTCGGCATATCAAGACATTCTGCTATTTGGGAATCAAGCGAGAGCGTTTTGTCAACATCAAATGGCACCCATGACAATCTCGCTTCATTATATACTCCACCTTTTTCCTTGATGTTCCAAGGGCGCTTTGACCAG GCAAAGGTTGAGGCATCCCTTCGTGGCAAGTGGTTGCTACTCAATCTGCAGTCTCATGAAGAATTTAGCTCGCACATG CTCAACCGCGATACATGGGCAAACCAAGCTGTCGCAGAAACTATTCATTCTAATTTCATTTTCTGGCAG GTATACCATGATAATATCGAAGGGAAGAAGGTGTGCACTTACTACAACTTGTTTAAGCTTCCTGCTGTATTACTCATTGATCCCATCACTGGACAAAAGATGAATGCATGGACTGGCATGGTTCATCCAGAGAGGTTGCTGGAG GGGTTACTTCCCTTCCTCGACAAAGGCCCAAAGGAGCACCATGCTTTTCTTCTTCTAAAACAAAAGCAAAGAGCTGCACATGATTCTGCTGTTATTAATGTAGCAG GCAAAGAGGCCGTGAAAGATGATGTAGAGATGGTGCAGGCCATAGCTACCTCCCTCGAGGACACAAGAGGTCCTAGGCCATTGGTAACGGATGAAGAATCCAGGCCAGAGAAATCTCATGCAACCAATTCAAATGAAAAGCTAACTTACCCACCACTTCTCGAAGAACCACAAGGCAGCAAAGGACTATGCAGAGTCGCGATTCGTCTCCCCGATGGGTGCAGACTCCAAAGAAAGTTTCTCCTCACCGATTCAATCAAG CTGTTATGGTCTTTCTGCTCTTCAAAATTGGAGGATGGACTAAAACGACCCTTCCACTTTATCCAATTCTACCTTGGCGCATCGAGAAGTCTTGAATACGAGAAGGATTTGACTTTTGATGCCGCCGGTTTGTCAAACTCATTGATCAGCTTAGTTTGGGACTGA